GCTCTCACAGCCCGCTTACAGTTCTCGGTACAGCAATCCCTCGACGGCTGGTCCGGACAGGACCTCGCCCTCGTGAGTGAACCGCGAGCCGTGACAGGGACAGTCCCAGGTCCGCTCGGCGTCGTTCCACCGGACCAGACACCCCATGTGGGGACAGGTCGCCGAAACGGCGTGCGTCGTCCCCGAGTCGTCGCGGTAGAGTCCGACGGGCTGGCTCGTCCGCCGAACGACGCGGGCGTCGCCGGGCGGAATGTCGGCCGCGCCGTCGGCTCCGAGCGACGCGAGCAGCGACTTGATTCGGTCGCCCACGAAACTGCCGCCGACTTTCGCGTTCTCCTCGAGGAAGCGCTTCGCGGAGGCTCCGGGCGTCAGTCGCTGCGGGTCGAACACGTCGGCCCAGGGGTTCGATCCCTCGGTGATCAGATCGGCGAGGATCATCCCCGCGGCGGTGCCGTTCGTCATTCCCCAGCCTTTGAACCCCGTTCCGACGTAGACGTGCTCCGACAGCGGATCGATCGGTCCGATGAAGGGCACCTGATCGACCGGGTAGTAGTCCATCGTCGACCAGCGGTACTCGACCGACTCGACGTCGAAATGCTCGCGGGCGAAGGCTTCGCAGCGCCGGTACCGCTCGGACGTCGGCGGTCCGTCGAGCCCCGGCTTGTGGCTCTGGCCGCCGACGATCAGGAGCTCACTGGTCTCGTCACCCGCGGGTTCCGCATCGTCGGCGACCGAATACGGCCGCATCGTCGCCGGCGGCGATGCGGTGTTGTAGAACATCCCCTCGGGCGGCGTTCCGTCGATTCGAACCGCGAGCAGATACGCGCGGTGAGGGTGCATCCGCGCGAAGTACCCGGCGCGATCGACGACCGGATAGTGCGTCGCGACGACCACGTCGCCGGCGACGACGTCACCGTGCTCCGTCTCGACGCGGCACGGCGTTCCGGGATCGATATCGAGCGCCCGTGTCTCCTCGAAGACGTAGCTGCCGTCCCCGTGGACCTGTTCGGCGATGGCGAGCAGATACTTCCGCGGGTGGAACTGGGCCTGGTCGTCGAAGCGGACCGCCCCGTCGACGTCGAACGGGAGCGGCGTCTCCTCGACGTACGAGGCCGGCAGGCCCAGCCGCTGGGCCGCGTCGACCTCGTCGCGAACCTGCTCGAGATCGTCGGCCGAGGCCGCGTAGGTGTACGCGTCCGTTCGCTGAAAGTCACAGTCGATGTCCCCGTCGTCGACTCGGCGTTCGACTTCCTCGATCGCCGCCTCGTTGGCGTTCGCGTACTGCCTGGCTTTCTCCTCACCGAACCGAGAAACGAGCGTCTCGTAGTACAGCCCGTGCTGGGAGGTCAGCTTCGCCGTCGTGTGGCCGGTGGTACTCTCGACGATTCGATCCGACTCGAGGACCGCGACGCTTCGACCGGTCTCTTTCAGGTTGATCGCCGCGCTCAACCCGGTGATGCCGCCGCCGACGACTGCCACGTCGACGTCGAGGTCGCCCTCGAAGGGGTCGTAGTCGGTCGTCGGGGTCGTGGCCAACCAGAGCGACTCCGGTCGCGGGGCTTCGGATGCGGGTTCGATATCGTCCGACACTGGGATCACCGACTCGTGCTATCCACACCCGGTGAAAAAGGGATCAGGGGTGAGAGTGCTCGCTCGAGCGCTGGTCCACCCTACGGGAGGCGTCGATTCGGATTCTAGCCGCTGTGGAATCGCCGTGTCCCGAGCCCGACTGCGGCGATGCCGGCGACGACAGCGGCGGCGACGAACACGTCCCCGACGCCCGCGATCGGAACGAGCGCGCCGAACAGTACCGGCGAGAGGAACTGTCCCGTGTAGCCGAACGAGGCGACGTAGGAGCTGAACTGGCCCTGTCGATCCGGCGGTGCGAACGCTTCGATCCACGCGAACGTCGACGGGAACACCAGCCCGAGACCGAGGCCGAACAGTATCACCGGGAGCGCTGCACCGACGGCGGTTCCCACCACCGTCGCAATCCCGAATCCGGCCGTCCAGAGGACGAACGCCACACTCACGAGCGTCGAGCGGTCGACGTACCGAAGCAGCCGATCGTACGCGAGAGCCGAGACGCCGCCCGCGGCACCGTTCGCCGCCAGATAGAGGCTGATATCCAGGGATGCAGTCACGCCGATCCCGGCGAGAAATTGCGGGTAAAAGACGACGATCACGTACAGCAGCGCGTTCGCACCGAAGTACAGCACGTACACGAGCGGAAGCGCGGGCCGATCGCGGAACACGGCGAGGATCTCGGTGATACCGCCGGGAGTCTCGTCGCTCCTCCCGCTCCCATCTGCGGCTGCATTGTCAGCGTCGCTCGAGGAACGCGTTTCGGGGATCGTCGCCGAGGCGAGGGCGCCCAGCGGGAGCGCGACGAGATAGACGCCGAACGGGGCGTTCCACGCGAGGGCACCGGCGGCGCCGCCGATCAGCGGCCACACCGCGGCACCGGCGCTGTTCGCGCTGCTCCGATAGCCGAGCGCGCGTTCCATCGCCTGCCCCTCGTAGAGCTCGTAGATGAGCACCGTGACCGACGTGTACACCGCGGCGGTACCGAGCCCGAGGACGACTCGAGAGGCCAGGAGCGGATAGAACGAGTCGACGACCAGTCCCGCGCCACCGCCCAGGCCGTAGACGAGCAGGCCGACGACGAAGGGGCGGCGCGGACCGATTCGATCGACGAGCGATCCCACGAGCGGGCTCGCGAGCACGATTACGCCGCCGTGGGTCGTGATGATGAGGCCGGCCGCGGAGCCGGAGACGCCGAGTTCGCGCTGGATCTGCGGGACGATCGGTCCGAGGATCGCCCCCGCCATGACCGTCAGCGTCGCTGCCCCGACCAGCACCCAGAGGGACCGCCGAAGCTCCGTCGCGGTTGCCACTGGGTTCGCCTCGGGCGAGGAATATCAACAGGATTGCGGTCGCGGCGGATCGGTCGTTCTCCTGGAGGTCTCCGCTCGAGACTGCAGCGAGCGGAGACGGACGGTGTCGGCGTCGGGTATGCCAGCGCTCGTGACAGTCACGCAGGCCGGTGAAATCGTTTATTTTGCCGTTCGTGGTCGGATCGGCCATGCCAGACGTTGTAATCGTCGGCGGTGGCCCCGCCGGCCTGAGCGCAGCGCTCTTCACCGCGAAGAACGGGCTCGAGACCGTCGTCTTCGATACCGACGAGACGTGGATGCACAAGGCCCACCTGTTCAACTATCCAGGCATTCGGAGCATCAGCGGCGATGAATTCATGGAACTCACGCGCGGCCAGGTCCGAGATCGCGGTGCGGACGTCCGTGTCGGCGAGGAAGTCGCCGACGTCGACCCCGGCGACGGCGGCTTCCGGGTCGACACCGAAGACGGCGAGTACGACGCCGACTACCTCGTGTTGGCGACCGGCGCGGATCGCTCGATGGCGAAGGAGCTGGGGGTCGAGTTCGACGACGATGGCACCGTCGACGTCGACCTCGATACGGAGACGAGCATCGACGACCTGTACGCGACGGGCGCGATGGTCCGGGACGAGGAGTGGCAGGCTGTCATCGCCGCGGGCGACGGCGCGTCGGCGGCGCTCGATATCCTCAGCAAGGAGAAAGGGGAGCACTTCCACGATTTCGACGTGCCGGACGACGTCCCGTAACTCGTGGGACGGAGCACTGTCGAGGCTCAGTATCCGACAGCAGCGACCGGACTCCTGACGGTGGTCCGCACGGGTGCGTCAGGCCGTCGGCTACAAGGGCTCTCGCGACGAACATCACGCCGTGCAACTCGAGTGCGTCTTCTTCGGCCCCTTTCGCGACGCGGTCGGCGAGAAGACCGTTCGTTTCGAAACGGACGCCGAAACCGTCGGCGAACTACTTGTCGATCTCGAGGCGACGCACCCGGGACTCGAGGGCGAACTCGTGGCCGACGGCGGGCTGGCGGGGGACACAGTCGTTACCCGAGACGGAAAGAACGTCGTCCACATCGATGGCCTCGAGACGGATCTCGATGAGGACGCGGTGATCCGGCTGGTGCCGTCGGTCTACGGGGGCTGACCGGTCGCGACGAGTCGACGCCCGGAATCCTCAATCCGCCGACGGCGCGGGTGCGATCGACTCGAGCGCCGCGTCCGGGACGATCCCGTCGTCGGTCCAGCCCCGCGTCGCGTAATATTCGTCGATCGCGGTCTCGAGGTCGGGAATCTCGTAG
This portion of the Natrinema salinisoli genome encodes:
- a CDS encoding FAD-dependent oxidoreductase, with protein sequence MSDDIEPASEAPRPESLWLATTPTTDYDPFEGDLDVDVAVVGGGITGLSAAINLKETGRSVAVLESDRIVESTTGHTTAKLTSQHGLYYETLVSRFGEEKARQYANANEAAIEEVERRVDDGDIDCDFQRTDAYTYAASADDLEQVRDEVDAAQRLGLPASYVEETPLPFDVDGAVRFDDQAQFHPRKYLLAIAEQVHGDGSYVFEETRALDIDPGTPCRVETEHGDVVAGDVVVATHYPVVDRAGYFARMHPHRAYLLAVRIDGTPPEGMFYNTASPPATMRPYSVADDAEPAGDETSELLIVGGQSHKPGLDGPPTSERYRRCEAFAREHFDVESVEYRWSTMDYYPVDQVPFIGPIDPLSEHVYVGTGFKGWGMTNGTAAGMILADLITEGSNPWADVFDPQRLTPGASAKRFLEENAKVGGSFVGDRIKSLLASLGADGAADIPPGDARVVRRTSQPVGLYRDDSGTTHAVSATCPHMGCLVRWNDAERTWDCPCHGSRFTHEGEVLSGPAVEGLLYREL
- a CDS encoding MFS transporter, giving the protein MATATELRRSLWVLVGAATLTVMAGAILGPIVPQIQRELGVSGSAAGLIITTHGGVIVLASPLVGSLVDRIGPRRPFVVGLLVYGLGGGAGLVVDSFYPLLASRVVLGLGTAAVYTSVTVLIYELYEGQAMERALGYRSSANSAGAAVWPLIGGAAGALAWNAPFGVYLVALPLGALASATIPETRSSSDADNAAADGSGRSDETPGGITEILAVFRDRPALPLVYVLYFGANALLYVIVVFYPQFLAGIGVTASLDISLYLAANGAAGGVSALAYDRLLRYVDRSTLVSVAFVLWTAGFGIATVVGTAVGAALPVILFGLGLGLVFPSTFAWIEAFAPPDRQGQFSSYVASFGYTGQFLSPVLFGALVPIAGVGDVFVAAAVVAGIAAVGLGTRRFHSG
- a CDS encoding NAD(P)/FAD-dependent oxidoreductase, producing the protein MPDVVIVGGGPAGLSAALFTAKNGLETVVFDTDETWMHKAHLFNYPGIRSISGDEFMELTRGQVRDRGADVRVGEEVADVDPGDGGFRVDTEDGEYDADYLVLATGADRSMAKELGVEFDDDGTVDVDLDTETSIDDLYATGAMVRDEEWQAVIAAGDGASAALDILSKEKGEHFHDFDVPDDVP
- a CDS encoding ubiquitin-like small modifier protein 1, translating into MQLECVFFGPFRDAVGEKTVRFETDAETVGELLVDLEATHPGLEGELVADGGLAGDTVVTRDGKNVVHIDGLETDLDEDAVIRLVPSVYGG